The following proteins come from a genomic window of Elgaria multicarinata webbii isolate HBS135686 ecotype San Diego chromosome 10, rElgMul1.1.pri, whole genome shotgun sequence:
- the LOC134405122 gene encoding estradiol 17-beta-dehydrogenase 11-like, producing MHLLLEIPLFFLITLYSYLEAFVKLFFPVKKKSVSGEIVLITGSGHGLGRATAYEFARHQCTLVLWDINKHGVEETAEECRRLGATAHAFMVDCSKREEIYSAAKKVKGEIGDVDILMNNAGVVTPTDVLSTQDYEIQRMFEVNILAHYWTSKAFLPAMMRKNHGHIVTVASAGGHIVAPFLVAYCSSKFATVGFHRALTAELSALRKNGVKTSCICPMFINTDFVKNTSSRLMPTLEPEEVAKQVMKGILTNKKMIFIPPFLKISILLDRFLPVRGVAAFWELIQLKYDYVIGYKDKEN from the exons ATGCATTTGTTACTTGAGATCCCGTTGTTTTTCCTTATAACCCTCTACTCCTACTTAGAGGCTTTTGTCAAGCTTTTCTTCCCGGTGAAGAAAAAGTCTGTCAGCGGAGAAATTGTTCTCATCACTGGATCTGGTCATGGACTTGGGAGAGCCACTGCCTATGAATTTGCTAGACATCAGTGCACATTAGTTCTGTGGGATATCAATAAG CATGGTGTCGAAGAAACGGCTGAAGAATGCAGGAGACTGGGAGCTACAGCCCATGCGTTCATGGTGGACTGTAGCAAGAGAGAGGAGATCTATAGTGCCGCCAAAAAG gtgaaaggAGAGATTGGCGATGTGGATATCTTGATGAATAACGCCGGGGTGGTAACGCCAACGGATGTGCTGTCGACTCAGGACTACGAGATTCAAAGAATGTTTGAAGTCAACATTCTTGCTCACTACTGG ACCTCAAAAGCATTCCTCCCAGCAATGATGAGGAAAAACCATGGTCATATTGTCACGGTGGCTTCTGCCGGAGGCCATATTGTGGCTCCTTTTCTTGTGGCTTATTG CTCATCCAAGTTTGCCACTGTTGGCTTTCACAGAGCTCTGACGGCAGAGCTGTCTGCCTTGAGGAAGAATGGGGTGAAAACTTCATGCATCTGTCCTATGTTTATCAATACTGACTTTGTCAAAAATACATCTTCAAG ATTAATGCCAACTTTGGAGCCTGAAGAAGTTGCAAAACAAGTAATGAAAGGAATCCTAACCAACAAGAAAATGATTTTCATTCCACCATTTCTGAAAATCAGTATACTGCTGGATAG GTTTCTTCCCGTTCGTGGTGTTGCGGCTTTCTGGGAGCTGATTCAACTTAAATATGATTATGTCATTGGGTACAAGGATAAAGAAAACTAA